From the Oleiharenicola lentus genome, one window contains:
- a CDS encoding glycosyltransferase encodes MPNPRLTVVVPAHNPHPGRLHRTLTGLRAQSLAASEWECLLVDNASSPAVAAEALVETAPAGLRILREPVAGLTHARVRGFTEARGDFAVLVDDDNVLAPDYLAQVVALFSEHPRVGVLGGKSQPEFESPPADWTAEFHGLLALRDLGDQPLISSGLRPAGASHHAYPGFAPIGAGMAIRRAAWEAWLKSPTRHQLSDRRGTELTSGGDNDIVLCAMKAGWEAGYFPTLRLTHLIPPGRTTPDYLARLNRAIQQSWMRVLSLHGANPFAPLSPMDASLRKLKAWFSHRAWSRNAPYIRWQGACGHFDGRVKSPAVSS; translated from the coding sequence ATGCCCAACCCACGGCTCACGGTGGTCGTCCCGGCGCACAACCCCCATCCGGGACGGCTGCACCGCACGCTCACCGGACTGCGCGCGCAGAGCTTGGCCGCGTCCGAATGGGAGTGCCTGCTGGTGGACAACGCCTCGTCACCGGCGGTCGCAGCGGAAGCCCTGGTGGAAACGGCCCCGGCCGGATTGCGAATCCTCCGCGAGCCAGTCGCCGGACTGACCCACGCCCGTGTTCGAGGTTTCACCGAGGCCCGCGGGGATTTCGCCGTGCTGGTGGACGATGACAACGTGCTGGCCCCGGATTATCTCGCCCAAGTGGTCGCGCTGTTCTCCGAGCATCCGCGCGTTGGCGTGCTCGGCGGCAAGTCGCAACCGGAGTTCGAATCCCCACCCGCCGACTGGACCGCCGAATTTCACGGCCTGCTCGCCCTGCGCGATCTCGGCGACCAACCGCTGATTTCAAGCGGACTCCGTCCCGCCGGCGCCAGCCACCACGCCTATCCCGGCTTCGCACCCATCGGCGCCGGCATGGCGATCCGGCGAGCGGCCTGGGAAGCTTGGCTCAAGTCGCCCACCCGCCACCAACTCTCCGACCGGCGCGGCACCGAGCTGACTTCCGGGGGCGACAACGACATCGTCCTCTGCGCCATGAAAGCCGGCTGGGAAGCGGGCTACTTTCCGACCCTGCGCCTCACCCACCTCATCCCACCGGGGCGCACGACGCCCGACTACCTTGCGCGACTTAACCGTGCCATCCAACAATCGTGGATGCGGGTGCTTTCGCTTCACGGGGCCAATCCGTTTGCCCCGCTCAGTCCCATGGACGCCAGCCTGCGCAAACTGAAGGCCTGGTTCAGCCATCGCGCCTGGAGCCGCAACGCGCCCTACATTCGCTGGCAGGGTGCCTGCGGCCACTTCGACGGTCGCGTTAAATCACCCGCTGTTTCCAGCTGA
- a CDS encoding O-methyltransferase gives MSLQSNLSTRLRLLRIALTKRFVYGDLGDIMRDHGMGITDVCGDTEPFSLLAKLSPDRQPLLEFPTFDPTPFNRTDSAYTEGWSSEPSVSQFLGRLVHAKRARKVIELGCFTGWSTIHMAHGMQQAGTGHIHYLDYDQRFLDQTTANLRRLGLAELGTPLQGMSTSPDVLRQLPAEADVVFIDTSHEYQPTLEEIALYRARLAPGGCLVLHDSLSAPGVRRAVRESLDRFHVHTFATERSNGLTVLLPRA, from the coding sequence ATGTCGCTGCAAAGCAACCTATCCACCCGGCTTCGTCTCCTCCGGATCGCGCTCACCAAACGGTTCGTCTATGGCGATCTCGGCGACATCATGCGGGACCACGGCATGGGCATCACCGATGTTTGCGGCGACACGGAGCCGTTCTCCCTGCTGGCCAAGCTTTCCCCTGACCGGCAGCCCCTGCTGGAATTTCCCACCTTCGACCCGACCCCCTTCAACCGGACCGACTCGGCCTACACCGAAGGCTGGTCGTCCGAGCCCAGTGTCTCCCAATTTCTCGGGCGTCTGGTCCATGCAAAGCGCGCCCGCAAGGTCATCGAGCTGGGCTGCTTCACCGGCTGGTCCACCATCCACATGGCCCATGGCATGCAGCAGGCGGGCACCGGTCACATTCACTACCTCGACTACGACCAGCGCTTTCTCGATCAGACGACTGCCAACCTGAGGCGGCTCGGCCTCGCGGAGCTGGGCACGCCGTTGCAGGGCATGTCAACCTCGCCCGACGTGCTCCGCCAGCTGCCCGCGGAAGCAGATGTCGTCTTCATCGACACCTCCCACGAATACCAGCCGACGCTGGAGGAAATCGCCCTCTATCGCGCCCGGCTCGCTCCCGGCGGCTGCCTGGTGCTCCACGATTCGCTGTCCGCGCCAGGTGTGCGTCGCGCCGTGCGGGAAAGCCTGGACCGCTTCCATGTCCACACCTTCGCCACCGAACGCAGCAACGGGCTGACGGTGCTGCTGCCCCGCGCATGA
- a CDS encoding glycosyl transferase, giving the protein MTPGQFLLRFYHTPMNRLKDSLRNGGPLTERETERQRQLMIEAARHLPELPQPANAPRVALHLLTGKRFLYQAAFCLHSFARHSGAAIEAHVYDDGSFDEDLLSELARLGPGVVFHPMAETSAKLDALLPESRFPVLRERWRNYPNIRKLTDPHLGSTGWKLVIDSDLLFFRRPDFLLAWCAAPDRPLHAVDCAESYGYSRSLLEKLAGAPIPPLVNVGLCGLRSELLDWNELEAWCAELIAREKTSYYLEQALVAMLVARTQPCAIAPAGDYLTKPDRAEGMQPRAVMHHYVAESKRWYYRHGWREAQRALKP; this is encoded by the coding sequence ATGACCCCCGGCCAGTTCTTGCTCCGCTTCTACCACACGCCGATGAACCGGCTGAAGGATTCGTTGCGCAACGGTGGTCCCCTCACCGAGCGCGAGACCGAGCGGCAACGACAGCTGATGATCGAGGCGGCCCGCCACTTGCCGGAGCTGCCGCAACCCGCCAACGCCCCGCGGGTCGCGTTGCACCTGCTCACGGGCAAGCGCTTCCTCTACCAGGCCGCCTTTTGCCTGCACTCGTTCGCCCGACATTCCGGCGCGGCCATCGAGGCGCACGTTTACGACGACGGCAGTTTCGACGAGGATCTGCTTTCAGAATTGGCCCGGCTTGGTCCCGGTGTCGTTTTTCATCCGATGGCCGAAACCAGCGCCAAACTCGACGCCTTGCTGCCGGAGTCGCGTTTTCCCGTGCTGCGCGAGCGGTGGCGCAATTATCCGAACATCCGCAAGCTGACCGATCCGCACCTCGGGTCCACCGGCTGGAAACTCGTGATTGATTCCGACCTGCTCTTCTTCCGGCGTCCGGACTTCCTCCTCGCCTGGTGTGCTGCGCCGGACCGCCCGCTGCACGCGGTGGACTGCGCGGAGAGCTACGGCTACTCGCGCAGCTTGCTGGAAAAACTGGCCGGCGCCCCGATTCCCCCGCTGGTGAACGTGGGTCTGTGCGGCCTCCGCAGCGAGTTGCTCGACTGGAACGAGCTCGAGGCCTGGTGCGCCGAACTCATCGCCCGGGAGAAAACCAGCTACTACCTGGAACAGGCCCTCGTCGCGATGCTGGTCGCACGCACCCAACCCTGCGCCATCGCCCCGGCCGGCGACTATCTCACCAAGCCCGACCGCGCGGAAGGCATGCAGCCCCGCGCCGTCATGCACCACTACGTCGCCGAATCGAAACGCTGGTATTACCGCCACGGCTGGCGCGAAGCACAGCGGGCGTTGAAACCATGA
- a CDS encoding glycosyltransferase family 2 protein, translating to MTAPLVSLIIPCHNAEAWLAETVESALAQTWPHREIIVVNDGSRDGSLTVAQRFTGRGVTVVNQPNRGASAARNHGFQLARGAFIKFLDADDLLSPDALSAQVAALAGNPSGLAFGPWARFHEDHSRAVFTPHPGWHDGNGLAWIKETWRDTEPMYQCGIFLIPRLLLEKSGGWDERLTLIDDFEFFTRLALASSGLVFTPDAKLLYRSGLPGSLSGHKSRRAWESAILSTNLAIGHLIAVEDSGETRRLSANMLQKLIYSFYPEHGDLRQAVEQRVAELGGSDLRPGGGAGFQKLARLAGWRFAAGVRHLIGRRPR from the coding sequence ATGACGGCGCCACTCGTCAGCCTCATCATCCCCTGCCACAATGCCGAGGCGTGGCTGGCCGAAACAGTGGAATCGGCCCTGGCCCAGACCTGGCCGCACCGGGAGATCATCGTGGTGAACGACGGTTCTCGCGACGGCAGCCTGACGGTGGCGCAGCGCTTCACCGGTCGCGGTGTGACTGTGGTGAACCAGCCCAACCGCGGCGCCAGCGCAGCCCGCAACCATGGCTTCCAGCTGGCCCGCGGTGCGTTCATCAAGTTCCTCGACGCCGATGATCTGCTCTCGCCGGACGCCCTGTCCGCGCAGGTCGCCGCACTCGCCGGCAATCCAAGCGGACTCGCCTTCGGCCCGTGGGCGCGATTCCACGAAGACCACTCGCGCGCGGTCTTCACCCCGCACCCCGGCTGGCACGACGGCAACGGACTCGCCTGGATCAAGGAAACCTGGCGTGACACCGAGCCGATGTATCAGTGCGGCATATTTCTGATTCCGCGCCTGCTCTTGGAGAAGTCCGGCGGATGGGACGAGCGGCTGACCCTGATCGACGACTTCGAATTCTTCACCCGGCTGGCCCTCGCTTCATCCGGGCTGGTTTTCACCCCGGACGCCAAGCTCCTTTATCGCTCGGGTTTGCCCGGGAGCCTTTCCGGTCACAAAAGCCGCCGGGCCTGGGAATCCGCGATCCTCTCCACCAACCTCGCCATCGGACACCTGATCGCCGTCGAGGACTCGGGCGAGACGCGCCGGCTCTCGGCCAACATGCTCCAGAAACTGATCTACAGTTTCTATCCCGAACACGGGGACCTGCGCCAAGCGGTGGAGCAACGCGTCGCCGAACTGGGCGGCTCCGACTTGCGGCCCGGCGGCGGGGCCGGATTCCAGAAGCTTGCCCGCCTCGCCGGCTGGCGTTTCGCGGCTGGCGTCCGTCACCTGATCGGACGTCGCCCCCGCTAA
- a CDS encoding glycosyltransferase: protein MARIRIYLARHLCTAPRPQKEADALAAAGHEVTVHGVCFDPVSADRDAQLAQGRAWRWAPVADFTAKGQATCWLVARLRHRLARDWFALTGRVTSEVWGYAQGALMRHALQDPADLTIVHSEGGLAIAAELHRRGQRIGVDYEDWFSRDLPTDQQRGRPVERLAELEATLGRATPYATTTSRALAQALATQFKGPAPSVIYNTFPAGPEPEVTSANGRAVALHWFSQVIGPGRGLECLMAALPGLTFNWMLHLRGEISSPYKNELLARLPAELSSRIQFHPTVSHDQLATAIARHDIGLALEESTIPSRNLTLTNKFFHYLQSGLAVVASDTAGHREGLALAPGAGVIFPAGNAEALASALNRLAADPDSLLAARKAARNAFVATLAHETQAARYAALASAALAH from the coding sequence ATGGCCCGCATCCGCATCTATCTAGCCCGCCACCTCTGCACCGCGCCGCGCCCGCAGAAGGAGGCCGATGCCCTCGCCGCGGCCGGGCACGAGGTCACGGTGCACGGCGTGTGCTTCGATCCGGTCTCCGCAGATCGCGACGCCCAATTGGCGCAAGGACGTGCCTGGCGTTGGGCGCCCGTCGCCGATTTCACCGCCAAGGGTCAGGCGACATGCTGGCTGGTCGCCCGCCTTCGTCATCGCCTCGCGCGTGACTGGTTCGCGCTCACCGGCCGGGTGACTTCCGAAGTCTGGGGCTACGCGCAGGGTGCGCTGATGCGTCACGCCCTGCAGGATCCGGCCGACCTCACCATCGTCCATTCGGAAGGCGGCCTCGCGATCGCCGCGGAACTTCATCGGCGCGGCCAACGGATCGGTGTCGATTACGAGGATTGGTTCTCGCGTGACCTGCCAACCGACCAGCAACGCGGCCGGCCTGTCGAGCGTCTGGCCGAGTTGGAAGCCACGCTCGGGCGCGCGACACCCTACGCCACGACGACCTCGCGCGCCCTCGCCCAGGCGCTGGCCACGCAATTCAAGGGGCCGGCCCCGTCCGTGATCTACAACACCTTTCCCGCCGGACCGGAGCCCGAAGTCACTTCGGCCAACGGACGCGCCGTGGCGTTGCATTGGTTTTCGCAAGTCATCGGCCCGGGGCGCGGTCTCGAATGCCTGATGGCCGCTCTGCCCGGCTTGACCTTCAATTGGATGTTGCACCTCCGCGGCGAAATCAGCTCGCCCTACAAAAACGAGCTGCTGGCCCGTCTGCCCGCCGAATTGAGCAGTCGGATTCAGTTTCACCCGACGGTGTCGCACGATCAGCTCGCAACCGCCATCGCCCGCCACGACATCGGGCTCGCGCTGGAGGAAAGCACCATCCCCAGCCGCAATCTCACGCTCACCAACAAATTTTTCCACTACCTCCAGTCCGGTCTGGCGGTCGTGGCCAGCGATACCGCCGGCCACCGCGAAGGCCTCGCGCTCGCCCCGGGCGCCGGGGTGATTTTCCCGGCTGGCAATGCGGAAGCCCTCGCGTCCGCCCTGAACCGTCTCGCCGCCGATCCCGATTCCCTGCTCGCCGCGAGAAAGGCGGCCCGAAACGCCTTCGTCGCCACCCTGGCGCACGAAACCCAGGCCGCCCGCTACGCCGCGCTGGCGTCCGCCGCGCTCGCCCACTGA
- a CDS encoding glycosyltransferase, with protein MRILLTADPIIPVPPAGYGGIERIVDALAREFRRRGHTVGLVAKAGSTCPVDAFFPWPGDNVSGKLDTLRNTFALAKAVREFEPDLVHSYSRLAYLSLIQPTARPKIMSYQRHVSPGQVRPALRLARRDSLTFTGCSEFICAQGRSPGTQWTAIPNFVEIDRIDFQAEVPADAPLLFLSRVESIKGPDVAIAIARRCGRRLLIAGNRATEGPEAEFFEREVAPHLGHDGIEWVGEVGDLEKNRLLGRCAALVVPIRWDEPFGIVFAEALAAGTPVISCARGALPEIIRPGTTGFFVQNAEEGAAAVTRLGSLDRRACRTDAEQRFSLARCADLYLALYQEACGRATAGPSA; from the coding sequence ATGCGCATCCTCCTCACCGCCGATCCCATCATTCCGGTGCCGCCCGCCGGCTACGGCGGAATTGAGCGCATCGTGGACGCCCTGGCACGCGAGTTCCGCCGTCGCGGCCACACGGTCGGTCTCGTCGCGAAAGCCGGATCCACTTGCCCGGTGGATGCTTTCTTCCCTTGGCCGGGCGACAACGTGAGCGGCAAGCTCGACACCCTGCGCAACACGTTCGCGCTGGCGAAGGCGGTGCGGGAATTTGAGCCGGATCTGGTCCACAGTTATTCCCGTCTTGCCTACCTGTCGCTGATTCAACCGACCGCCCGGCCCAAAATCATGTCCTACCAGCGCCATGTTTCGCCCGGGCAGGTCCGCCCCGCCCTGCGCCTGGCCCGCCGCGATTCACTGACTTTCACGGGCTGCAGCGAGTTTATCTGCGCCCAGGGCCGGTCCCCGGGCACCCAGTGGACCGCGATCCCGAACTTCGTGGAAATTGATCGCATTGACTTCCAAGCCGAAGTGCCCGCGGACGCCCCGCTGCTATTCCTCAGCCGCGTCGAGTCGATCAAGGGACCAGACGTGGCCATCGCCATTGCACGACGATGCGGCCGCCGGCTGTTGATCGCCGGCAACCGGGCCACGGAAGGCCCTGAAGCGGAATTCTTCGAGCGCGAGGTCGCCCCGCATCTGGGGCATGACGGCATCGAGTGGGTCGGCGAAGTCGGCGACCTGGAGAAGAACCGGCTGCTCGGCCGCTGTGCCGCCCTCGTCGTGCCCATCCGGTGGGACGAGCCCTTCGGCATCGTGTTCGCCGAGGCGCTCGCCGCCGGCACACCCGTCATCAGCTGCGCCCGTGGCGCCCTCCCGGAAATCATCCGTCCGGGCACCACCGGCTTCTTTGTGCAAAACGCGGAGGAAGGCGCCGCCGCCGTCACCCGGCTCGGCTCGCTCGATCGGCGCGCCTGTCGGACAGATGCGGAGCAGCGCTTCAGTCTCGCCCGCTGCGCAGACCTTTACCTCGCACTTTACCAGGAAGCCTGTGGCCGAGCGACCGCCGGCCCGTCCGCATGA
- a CDS encoding glycosyltransferase, with protein sequence MKRLLIVSPHFPPVNAPDMQRVRMSLPHFVKAGWEVTVLTADDREPQAPLEPALLQTVPDSVRVIRVPCLSRRWTRFFGLNNLAWRMLPFLATAGIRLIRTWRPSVIYFSTTQFTTMPLGRLWRRSYGLPYVIDLQDPWVNDYYRQPGAPPPPGGWKYRFADASARLLEGWTLRRSAHVISVSARYLDDLARRYPWWTPDRGSVLTFGAPDEDFALLRARPDATRALLPAGKRSLRIAYAGRLGPDMLPTLEVLFAAVARCRDATRPVELYFFGTSYAGADRAESTGTACAQRHGIADLVHEQPARIGYLDSLRLLIDTDVALVLGSEDQGYSPSKIYPTLLAGRPTMAIAPTGSVLAGAVEELGGAALVTYRPQPTADDQAVAALTSLLQHCIAGRPLPAPPLDRARLEVRHSAAAVARRQLEIFSRVIGCSD encoded by the coding sequence ATGAAACGCCTGCTGATCGTCAGTCCGCATTTTCCACCGGTCAACGCACCGGACATGCAGCGCGTGCGCATGAGCCTGCCGCATTTCGTGAAGGCCGGGTGGGAAGTCACCGTGCTAACGGCGGATGACCGGGAGCCGCAGGCCCCGCTGGAACCGGCCCTCCTGCAGACCGTGCCCGATTCCGTGCGAGTGATCCGGGTGCCCTGTCTCAGCCGGCGTTGGACGCGTTTCTTCGGTCTCAACAACCTCGCGTGGCGGATGCTGCCCTTTCTCGCCACCGCGGGCATCCGCCTCATCCGCACCTGGCGTCCGTCGGTGATTTATTTTTCCACCACGCAGTTCACGACGATGCCGCTCGGGCGCCTCTGGCGCCGCAGCTACGGCCTCCCTTACGTGATCGACCTGCAGGACCCATGGGTGAACGACTACTACCGCCAGCCCGGCGCCCCCCCGCCGCCCGGCGGCTGGAAATACCGCTTCGCCGACGCCAGCGCGCGCCTGCTCGAAGGCTGGACCTTGCGCCGCAGTGCTCACGTTATCAGCGTGTCCGCCCGCTACCTCGACGACCTGGCGCGCCGTTATCCGTGGTGGACGCCCGACCGCGGCAGTGTGCTGACCTTTGGCGCACCGGACGAGGACTTCGCGCTGTTGCGCGCCCGACCCGATGCGACGCGAGCGTTGCTGCCCGCTGGCAAGCGCTCCCTGCGGATCGCCTACGCCGGACGCCTCGGACCGGACATGCTGCCCACCCTCGAGGTCCTCTTCGCCGCCGTCGCGCGCTGCCGGGACGCCACGCGTCCGGTTGAACTGTATTTCTTCGGCACCTCCTACGCCGGAGCGGACCGGGCGGAATCGACCGGGACCGCCTGTGCGCAGCGCCACGGCATCGCGGACCTCGTGCATGAGCAACCGGCCCGGATCGGCTATCTGGATTCGCTGCGCCTGCTGATAGATACCGACGTCGCGCTGGTGCTGGGCTCCGAGGATCAGGGATACTCGCCGTCCAAAATCTACCCGACGCTGCTCGCCGGACGCCCCACGATGGCTATCGCACCGACCGGGAGCGTTCTGGCCGGAGCCGTCGAGGAACTCGGCGGTGCGGCCCTCGTCACCTACCGGCCGCAACCGACCGCGGACGATCAGGCCGTCGCGGCGCTGACCAGTTTGCTGCAGCATTGCATCGCCGGCCGGCCCCTGCCCGCACCACCGCTGGACCGCGCACGCTTGGAGGTCCGGCATTCGGCCGCGGCGGTGGCCCGCCGCCAATTGGAGATTTTCTCCCGCGTCATCGGCTGTTCAGACTGA
- a CDS encoding glycosyltransferase family 4 protein, with translation MSRLAIVLSHPTQYYSPWFRWMGTHTRLDFQVFYLWEFGVTEQRDPQFGHRFKWDVDLLSGYDHEFVPNTARDPGTHHFGGLRNPALGERLRDWHPDAVLLFGYAWRSHLDLIRHPPAPLIFRGDSHLIGHSPSWLKRCVLRRILARFAAVTYVGQANRDYFRTFGVPDNRLHFAPHCVDADRFVRDEACQLAAARLREELAIGNRKVVLYAGKLVSAKQPGALLEAFRRLAPADFALVFVGEGPERTALEARAAQHPGCAVRFLPFANQSEMPSRYALADLFVLPSRGLYETWGLAVNEAMHLGVPCLVSDRVGCQRDLVTDGETGWVFPATDPAGLEAALRRALDGLRGDTQPLRLRLAARIGGYTYAQATRGLQSALDQATAHSP, from the coding sequence ATGTCACGCCTCGCCATCGTCCTCTCCCACCCCACGCAGTATTACAGCCCGTGGTTCCGCTGGATGGGCACGCACACGCGGCTGGACTTCCAGGTGTTCTACCTCTGGGAATTTGGCGTCACCGAGCAACGCGACCCGCAGTTCGGCCACCGGTTCAAGTGGGACGTGGACCTGCTCTCCGGGTACGACCACGAGTTCGTGCCGAACACCGCGCGTGATCCCGGCACCCACCACTTCGGCGGACTGCGCAATCCTGCGCTCGGCGAACGCCTCCGCGACTGGCATCCCGATGCGGTGCTGCTCTTCGGCTACGCGTGGCGCAGCCACCTTGACCTGATCCGTCACCCACCCGCGCCGCTGATCTTCCGCGGCGACTCGCACCTGATCGGCCACTCGCCCTCGTGGCTCAAGCGCTGCGTGCTGCGGCGCATCCTGGCCCGCTTTGCCGCCGTCACCTACGTGGGTCAGGCCAATCGCGACTACTTCCGGACCTTTGGCGTGCCGGACAACCGGCTGCACTTTGCCCCGCATTGCGTGGACGCAGACCGTTTCGTGCGCGACGAAGCCTGCCAGCTGGCCGCGGCCCGGTTGCGCGAGGAACTGGCCATCGGCAACCGCAAGGTCGTGCTCTACGCCGGCAAGCTCGTGTCCGCCAAGCAGCCCGGCGCGCTGCTTGAGGCGTTTCGACGGCTGGCGCCGGCCGACTTCGCGCTGGTCTTCGTCGGTGAAGGCCCCGAGCGCACCGCCCTCGAGGCCCGCGCGGCACAACACCCCGGCTGCGCCGTGCGCTTCCTGCCCTTTGCCAACCAGAGCGAGATGCCGTCCCGCTACGCGCTCGCCGATCTCTTCGTGCTGCCTTCGCGCGGGCTTTATGAAACCTGGGGCCTGGCGGTGAACGAGGCCATGCACCTCGGCGTGCCCTGTCTCGTCAGCGACCGCGTGGGCTGCCAGCGCGATCTCGTCACCGACGGCGAGACCGGCTGGGTCTTTCCCGCGACCGACCCGGCTGGATTGGAAGCCGCGCTCCGCCGCGCCCTCGACGGGTTGCGCGGCGACACCCAGCCGCTCCGCCTGCGCCTCGCCGCCCGCATCGGCGGCTACACCTACGCCCAAGCCACCCGCGGGCTCCAGTCGGCCCTCGACCAGGCCACCGCCCACTCGCCATGA
- a CDS encoding glycosyltransferase family 4 protein, with protein MKITIVCGFFLPVPPILGGSTEKIWHRLAREFVAAGHTVTMVSRRWPGWPDRETELDGGLTHLRLPGRTHTRFLPLNLLLDFLWGLQVAWHLPPADVVVCNTVTLPVYLRWVKPAAGRVAVVLGRMPKGQNRAYAAVDTLLATSTAVADKIRAENASLDARIFKFPNPIDWQLHQRAGAAAKAGVLTIGYIGRIHPEKGLEQLLDAAVLLQREQPALPAWRVELIGPVAVPQGGGGEAYRDGLLARYGPLLGDRLAILPPVYDANILAEHYGRLAIFCYPSLAAKGEGLSIAPMEAMAAGAVAVVSQLDCYRDLIRPKENGFQFDQSSPTAVRELADILTRLLQDEPLRQRVSRQGQTDVRRHDYAEAARCLLGEFARLTAPASPR; from the coding sequence ATGAAAATCACCATTGTCTGCGGTTTTTTTCTTCCGGTGCCCCCGATCCTCGGCGGCTCCACCGAAAAAATCTGGCATCGCCTCGCCCGCGAGTTCGTCGCCGCCGGACACACCGTGACGATGGTCTCCCGCCGCTGGCCCGGCTGGCCGGACCGCGAGACCGAGCTGGATGGAGGGCTCACCCACCTGCGCCTGCCTGGCCGCACGCACACGCGTTTTCTGCCGCTCAACCTGCTGCTTGATTTTCTCTGGGGCCTACAGGTTGCCTGGCATCTGCCCCCGGCCGATGTTGTCGTCTGCAACACGGTCACCCTGCCCGTCTATCTCCGCTGGGTAAAACCAGCCGCCGGGCGCGTGGCGGTTGTCCTCGGGCGGATGCCTAAGGGCCAGAACCGCGCCTACGCCGCCGTGGACACGTTGCTCGCCACCAGCACGGCCGTGGCCGACAAGATCCGGGCGGAAAACGCCTCGCTCGACGCGCGCATCTTCAAATTTCCCAATCCCATCGACTGGCAGCTGCATCAGCGCGCCGGGGCCGCCGCCAAGGCCGGCGTCCTGACCATCGGCTACATCGGGCGCATCCACCCGGAAAAGGGCCTCGAACAGTTGCTCGACGCCGCCGTGCTGCTTCAGCGCGAACAGCCGGCCCTGCCAGCCTGGCGGGTTGAACTCATCGGGCCCGTGGCCGTGCCGCAAGGCGGCGGAGGCGAAGCCTACCGCGACGGCCTGCTGGCCCGCTACGGCCCGCTGCTTGGCGACCGACTCGCGATCCTGCCGCCCGTTTACGACGCCAACATCCTGGCGGAACATTACGGCCGGCTGGCGATCTTCTGCTATCCCAGCCTCGCCGCCAAAGGCGAGGGCCTGAGCATCGCCCCGATGGAGGCGATGGCCGCGGGGGCGGTGGCGGTCGTTTCCCAACTCGACTGCTACCGCGACCTGATCCGTCCGAAGGAAAATGGGTTTCAGTTCGACCAGTCCAGTCCGACGGCCGTCCGGGAGCTTGCCGACATTCTCACCCGGCTGCTGCAGGATGAACCCCTGCGGCAACGCGTATCCCGGCAGGGCCAGACCGACGTGCGCCGCCACGACTACGCCGAGGCGGCGCGTTGTCTCCTCGGCGAGTTTGCACGGTTGACCGCTCCGGCCTCCCCTCGCTGA
- a CDS encoding colanic acid biosynthesis acetyltransferase WcaF, with product MSTTDSPYLGQNCVTPYPKSEVLRRWLWLVVQSTVFRWSPRPLHGFRAMLLRLFGAQIEGPVVVFPTVRVTFPWKLSLAPRSMIGPRVLLYNLAPIRLEYGANVSQHTHLCAGSHDFTRWSMPLIAAPITLGRNAWIGADVFVGPGVTVGELTVVGARSVVVDDLPAGKICIGTPCRPIRDRSQPV from the coding sequence TTGAGCACGACAGACAGTCCTTACCTGGGCCAGAACTGCGTCACCCCCTACCCGAAATCGGAGGTGCTGCGCCGCTGGCTCTGGCTGGTGGTGCAATCCACGGTCTTTCGCTGGAGTCCGCGCCCGCTGCACGGTTTCCGCGCGATGCTGCTCCGGCTGTTCGGCGCGCAAATCGAGGGACCGGTCGTGGTCTTCCCCACGGTGCGGGTGACGTTCCCCTGGAAACTCTCGCTCGCGCCGCGCAGCATGATCGGGCCGCGCGTGCTCCTCTACAACCTGGCGCCCATCCGCCTCGAATACGGCGCCAACGTCAGCCAGCACACGCACCTCTGCGCCGGCAGCCATGACTTCACCCGCTGGTCCATGCCGCTCATCGCCGCCCCCATTACTCTCGGACGCAACGCTTGGATCGGGGCCGACGTCTTTGTCGGTCCCGGGGTGACCGTCGGTGAACTGACCGTGGTCGGCGCCCGCTCGGTCGTCGTGGACGACCTTCCCGCGGGGAAAATTTGTATCGGCACGCCCTGCCGGCCGATTCGGGACCGGTCGCAACCGGTCTGA